The genomic interval CGGCGAGCCGGCCCGGTGCGTTGAACGCGTAGGCGGTGGCGCGCTCGCGCGGACCGGTGTGCTCGGTGCTCCATGGGCTCGCGCCCGCGACGCAGTAGTAGTGACCCAGGTCCTCGACGAACTCCGATTCGGGCCCGAACGCCAGACGCCGTACCCGCGAATGGATTCCATCGGCGCCGAAGACCAGGTCGAAGGTGCGCGGTGCGCCCCGTTCGAACCGCACGTGCACGCCGCCGGCGGTCTCGGTGAGCGCGCTGATCGAATCACCGAAGAGGTATTCGCACTCCCCGAGCGTCCGCTTGTAGAGGATCTCGGCCAGATCGCCGCGCAGGATCTCGACGTCGCCGCCGGTGAAATCGCCGGACATGAAACCGACCCGCTCGCCCGCCTCGTCGACGAAGACGGTGTCGGTGGTTCCGGTGCGGTGCTCGTGGATCTCCGTCCACACGCCCATCCGTTCCAGGACGGTCCGGTGCGCCGCGCCTTTGAAGTCCACGGCCTGGCCACCGGGCCGCGGCGCGGGTGCCCGCTCGACCACGGTGACGTGGAAGCCGTAGTGGTTGAGCCAGTAGGCCAGGGCCGGGCCCGCGATGGACGCGCCGGAGATGAGAACGGACTGGTTGCGCATGACTTCTCCCGAGGACTAGAACTGCGTCCAATGGAATCTGTTTCCGTAGGACACGAATTAGAGTATGGTAGACACAGTTAGCCGTCAAGGGAGGACCGTCGATGCCGTCACCGACCACCGTCGAACTGCTCTGGGGCATCCGGGAGCGGCCCAAGCGCGGCCCCAAGCCCGCCCTGACACTGGCCGGAATCGTCGCCGAGGCGATCGCGCTCGCCGACGCCGAAGGGCTGGCCAGCCTGTCCATGCAACGGTTGGCCGAACGCCTCGGCTACACCAAGATGTCGCTGTACCGGTACGTTCCGGCCAAGGAGCAGCTGACCGCGCTCATGCTCGACACCGCCCTCGGCGCGCCCCCGGAACTGCTCGAGGCGCAGCCGGATTCGCCGCGACCGTGGCGGGAGTGCTTGCGGCAGTGGGCCGTGACGCTCTTCGCGCGCTACAACGAACATCCGTGGGCATTGGACCTCGCGGTCGGTGTGCGCCCGATGGGCCCGAACGAGCTGAGCTGGCTGGAGGTCGCGCTGGTCGCGCTGGAAGGGACGGGACTGACCGGCCCGGAGCGGCTGGACACCGTCGTCCTGATCAACGGGCATATTCGCAGCCTGGCCCAGCAATCCCTGGGCAGCACCGGCGGCCAGCTGGCCGAGCAGGTCGCGCGGCAGTTCGAGGAAATGTTCGCCGTCGCGGGCGCGGGTTATCCCGCCGTGCGCGCCGCCTTCGCCGAGGAAGCCGCGGCCGCGCACCGAACCGGAGCGTCCGACAACACGGACGACGCCCTGCGTTTCGGCATCGGCCGCATCCTCGACGGACTCGCCGTGCTCATCGCCGAGCGCGCGGGATAGGCGAACCGCTCCCGGCGGCCTACCCTCGATTCATGTCCGACGAACTCGAACTCATGCAGGACGCGATCACCACGGTGCGGGAGTTCTTCGCCGCACTCGAGCTGAGTGCGGTGGACGAAGCGCTGGAGCTGCTGCACCCCGACATCGTCTGGAAGAACACCTCGCTGCCGGACGTCCGCGGCATCCGCCGCGTCGGCGGCGTGCTGCGCGGGCTGGACCGCGAGGCGTTCGGTTTCGCGGCCGACATGCACCACATCGCCGCCAACGGCGACGTCGTGCTCACCGACCGCACCGACTACCTGCGCGCCGGCCCCCTCACCATCGGTTTCTGGGTGACCGGGACCTTCGAACTGCGCGAGGGGCGGATCGTGCTGTGGCACGACCACTTCAGTTTCGAAAACTTCCTGCGGGGCGCCGCCGTCGGGATCGGGCGCATGGCGCTGGGCGCGGCCCGCCGGTCGCGGAGCTAGCCGCGCCACCGCTCCGCGGAGGCCACCATGTCTTTGCCGACGTGGTCCAGATAGCGGCTCATCTCCCGTAACCGCGCCGCGGCTGAACGGTGCTCACCCAGTGTCGCGGCACCCTGCCGCGCGGCCTCGGCGAGCATGAAATTCTGCCGTGCCCCGGCGAAAGTCGCACGCAGCCAAGCGTCTTCGCCGAGTAGGTAGCGGTCGCGACGGCGCTGAGGGTCGCGCTCGCGCCGGACCATATCCTGCTGCTCGAGATAGCGGATGGCCGCCGAGATCGAGGCCGGACTGACCTGGAGCCAGCGCACCAGCTCGGCCGCGGTGCAGCTGCCGGTGTCGGCGGAATGCAGGCACGCGAGCACTCCGGCCGCGGTGCGCGGCATACCGGTCCGGGCGAACAACGTGGTGAAGTGCGTGGTGAATTCGGTGACCGCGGGATCGATCGGCTCGTCGGCGAGACCGGTGAGCACCGGCTTGCGCCGACGGGCGCGCCGTTCGGTGGCCCGGTGCGCGCGCTCGGGTCGATAGCGGTTCGGCCCGCCGTTGCGGCCGACTTCGCGGCTGACCGTGGAGGTCGGCCGGTTCAGCCGCCGGGCGATCTCCGCGTAGCCGAGACCGCGGGACAGTCCTGCGGCGATGTCCTCGCGCTCCTCCCGGGTAAGTCTGCCTCCCGGCACTTGTGGCCTCCTCCGAGCTCGGTGCGAACGGCTGCGGTGAACGCAACTCATTGCAACGATTGATCTGCTCGATTGCGTTCTGCCGCAGCACCATTGCAACTGATATCTCGAATCTACCTGCGTTTAGCCGAGATTGCTGCGGAGGTTCGTTGTTCGATATATGAACGCAACGTAGCGTTCGGATCATTCCGAAGTGCTGAGCAGGAGGATCCGTGATGACCGAAGCGCAAGCCGTTCCACTACCCACCACTCGCCCGCGGGGCTGCCCGTTCAGCCCGCCCGCCGGACTCGCGGAACTGCGCGAACAAGCCCCGATCACACCGATGGTCTTTCCCGACGGTCACCAGGGCTGGCTCGCCACCGGTCACGCGGCGGTCCGCGCGGTGCTCGCCGACCCACGCTTCAGTTCCCGTTTCGAGCTCATGCACTATCCGCTCGCCGATGTCGGGGAACTGCCGCCCGCCCCGCTCGGCGATCTCACCGGCCTCGACGCACCCGCGCACACCCGCTATCGAAAGCTGCTGGCGAGCAGATTCACTGTGCGCCGGATGCGGCTGCTCACCGAACGCGTCGAACAGATCACCGCCGAACACCTGGACGCGATGGCGCGCACCGGCGGCCCGCTGGACCTGGTGCGCGCCTTCGCCCGCCCGATCCCCGCGCTCGTCATCTGCGAGCTGCTGGGTGTGCCCTACGCCGAGCGCGAGGTCTTCCTCGCGCACACCGGCACGATGGGCGCACTCGACAGCACTCCCGAACAGCAGTACGCCGCCTTCGGGGCAGTACAGGACTATGTGCGCGGCCTGGTCCGGGCCAAGCGCGCGGAACCGACCGATGATCTGCTCAGCGATCTCACCACCAGCGAACTCACCGAGGACGAACTGGCCGGAATCGGCGGCTTCCTGCTTGCCGCGGGCCTGGACACCACCGCGAACATGCTGGGGATCGGTACGTTCGCGCTACTGCGGCACCCGGCCCAGTTCGCCCTGCTCCGAACCGAACCCGACCGCGCCGACCAAGCCGTCGAGGAACTGCTGCGGTTCCTCTCCATCGTGCAGACCGGTGCCCGCAGCGCGCTGGCCGACGTGCAGGTCGAGGGGCAGCTGATCCGGAAGGGGCAGACCGTCGCGGTGTCACTGCCGGCCGCCAATCGCGACCCGCGCAAGTTCGAGGACCCCGACACCTTCGACATCCGCCGCAACGCCGTCGGCCACGTCGCCTTCGGCTACGGCGTCCACCAGTGCCTGGGTCAGCAACTCGCCCGCGTCGAAATGCGGGTCGCCCTACCGGCTCTGGTGCAGCGGTTCCCGTCGCTGCGGCTGGCGGTGCCCGCCGAGGACGTCCCGATGCGCCACGACATGGACATCTACGGAGTCCACGCGCTGCCGGTGACGTGGTGAGCCCGATGCGGATCACCGTGGACCGCCGGCGCTGCGTAGGCGCCGGCATGTGCGCACTCACCGCCCCCGCGGTGTTCGATCAGGATGCCGAGGCGGGCACGGTGATTCTGCTCACCGAGACCGTGGACGCCGGAGCGGACAGCGTCGTCGTGACCGCCGCGGAAACCTGCCCGGCGCGCGCGATCACCGTCGAGTAGCCGGGCCGCTCAGGAATGTTCGGCCAGGTACTCGAGATAGAACGGCCGCAGTTGTTCGGCTACCGCGCCGTCGCCCGCGTGGATGTAGTCGTCGATCAACGGAAGCACGTATTTGATGTCGGCCTCGCTCTCGCCGGGATCTCCGGCCGCGGCTTCGGCGGCCGGGATGCGCTTGAGCAGTTGCCACAGGAACTTCACGTCTCCGTGGCGCACCGCGAGCTTCACCGCCTCGTCGTGCAGTTCCTTCGACGACAGGTTCTCGAGTTCCTCGTTACCGGCCATACCAGCGACTCTAGCTCGCGGTCTCGTATCGGTTAACGAAAGATTCACGGACACGCCTTCGCTTCCCCGAGCGCGGACCGGGTGCTCGGCGGTAGCGTCGTTGGTGCGGACCGCGTCGGTGTGGTTCGTACGGGAGGTCCTGACCGTGACTGAGAAATTCAGTGCGAGAGGGCCGGCGCCCGGTCCTCTTGGTAGTTGACGTAAGTCACATGCCATCAGGACCGGCCGGTCCAGCGAGATCGTCCGCGCGCGGGTGCCGCACGGACACAAAGGAGCCCACCGTGACTGCTGCACGCTCCGTTTCCGCTCCCTCGGCGAAATCCTCCGGGAAATCCGCCGCTGTCCCTACAGACACCAAGGGGGCTCGCCCTTCGCTTCCCCAGAAAACCTTTGTCATCGACACCTCGGTCCTGTTGTCGGATCCCTGGGCATTCACCAGGTTCGGCGACAACGATGTGGTGCTTCCGCTGGTCGTCATCAGCGAACTCGAAGGCAAACGTCATCACCATGAACTGGGCTGGTTCGCGCGGGAAGCCCTGCGCAACCTCGACGATCTACGCCTGCAGTACGGCAGGCTGGATGAGCAGGTGCCGATCGGCACCGAGGGCGGAACGCTGCAGGTGGAACTCAACCATACCGACCCCGCGGTCCTGCCCGTCGGATTCCGCACCGACACCAATGATTCCCGCATCCTGGCCTGTGCGCTCAACCTGGCGGCCGAGGGCCGCGAGGTGGTGCTGGTGTCCAAGGACATTCCGTTGCGCGTGAAGGCCAGCGCGGTGGGCTTACACGCCGACGAATATCACGCCCAGGATGTGGTCACCTCCGGCTGGTCCGGCATGGTCGAAATCGATGTGGCCAAGGAGCGCGTCGATCAGCTCTACTCCGAGAACATCATCGATCTGGACGAAGCCCGGGAGTTGCCGTGTCACACCGGCATCCGGCTGCTCGGGACGAGTTCCAGCGCGCTGGGCCGGGTCACCCCGGACAAGCGCGTGCAACTGGTGCGGGAACGCGAGGCGTTCGGTCTGCACGGCCGCTCCGCCGAACAGCGCATCGCGCTGGATCTCCTGCTGGACGAGAGCATCGGGATCGTCTCGCTCGGTGGCCGGGCCGGCACCGGTAAATCCGCGCTCGCGTTGACCGCGGGCCTGGAGGCGGTGCTGGAACGCCGTACCCAGCGCAAGGTGGTGGTGTTCCGTCCGCTCTACGCGGTCGGGGGCCAGGATCTCGGTTATCTGCCCGGTTCCGAGAGCGAGAAGATGGGGCCCTGGGCGCAGGCCGTCTTCGACACGCTCGACGGACTGGCCAGCCGCGAGGTGCTGGAGGAGGTGCTCTCCCGCGACATGCTGGAGGTGTTGCCGCTCACCCACATCCGCGGCCGGTCGCTGCACGATTCATTCGTGATCGTGGACGAGGCGCAGTCCCTGGAGCGCAATGTGCTGCTCACCGTGCTCAGCCGGCTCGGTACGGGGTCGCGGGTGGTGCTCACCCACGATGTGGCCCAGCGCGACAACCTGCGGGTCGGCCGGCACGACGGCGTCGCGGCGGTGATCGAAAAGCTCAAGGGGCACCCGCTTTTCGCGCACGTCACGCTCACCCGCAGCGAGCGATCGCCGATCGCCGCATTGGTCACCGAGATGCTGGAGGAATACGGCCCGAACGCGTAGCCTGCGATTGCCCTGATACGGCAATCGTCCAGCGTGTGTTTCATCTCACATCGAGCGGGTAATATCCCGCGGCGTTACCTGTTCAGCACGGTCCGGCGAGTCTCTGATGGATTCGCCGGACCGTTGCCGAACTTCAGAGGTTTGCCTATTTCGAGAAGAGGATGGACACATGAACCACTTCGCTCGACGAACGGCTACAGGCACCGCGGCGCTCGGCGTCGCCGCCCTGCTCCTGACCGCGGGATGCAGTGAGGACGAAGCGAAAGAGAACGTCGACAAAGCCAAGGGCGCGGTGACCTCGGTGCTGTCGAGTCCGTCGGCAACGATCAGTAGCGAGGCCACCGCCTCCGGGACGGAGACCGCCACCACTTCCCCGGGAGCGGAGGTGGAAGAGACCAGGATCCCCACCCAGGGCGGCCAGGAAGTCACCATCTCCGGTGACATCTACGAGAAGTACGTCGAGGCGGGCGGCGCGGCCGGCCCGCTGGGCGCACCGCTCGAGGCGCAGGAGAACGGGCCCGACGACGGCAAGTATCAGGACTTCGCCGGCGGCACCATCTACTCGGCGAAGGACGGCGACGCCCACATCGTCTGGGGCGAGATCCGCAAGGCCTGGGAGGCCAACGGCGGCGCCAACGGCAAGCTCGGCTACCCGACCAGCGACGAGAAGGACATCCCGGGCGGCAAGGAATCCACCTTCACCGGCGGCACCATCACCTGGAAGGACGGCCAGACCACCGTCACGCCGAACTAGTTACGGGAGCGCCTGAGATGTCACAGTCTCGGGCGCTCTTTTTCTGGGTGGCGTGCCTCCCCATCGGCCGCGGCCACCGACTAGGTTGTGCTGGTGCAGAATCACTTGACCGACCGCGAGTTGCTCGAAGCCCTCTCCGGCGAGGTGGAACTCGAACTCCATCGGCACATCGAACGGGCCGACGGCTGGCAGCCCCACGATTACGTGCCGTTCGACGACGGCCGCAACTTCGGGTTCCTGGGCGGAATCGATTGGGAGCCGGACCAATCCGAGCTCAGCGAGGTCGCCAAGCTGGCCCTGACGGTGAGCGTGCTGATCGCCGACAACCTGCCCTCCTACCACCGGGAGATCGGCAAATACCTCCGCATGGGCGCGTGGTGGCGCTGGGTCGGTCGCTGGACCGCCGAGGAGAACCGCCACGAAATCATGCTGCGCAATTACCTGATGGTGACGCGCTCGGTCGATCCGATCGAATTGGAGCGGCTGCGGATGGCGCATATGACCACCGGATTCCGTCGTCCGGCAATGCATTTGCTCGATGTGCTGGCCAATTGCGCTTTCGAGGAAATGGCCTCCGCCATTCGGCATCGCAATATCGCCGCGCTGCAGGAGAATTCGATGGTTACCGCGATGGCCGAACGAATCGCCATCGACGACGAATTACAGGCGGCGTTCTTCGCTCATCTGGTGGACGCGGCTTTCCAGCACGCGCCGGATCAGGCGATGCGCGCGATCGCCGACCGGGTCGCCGGGTTCACGGTGCCGACGGTGGCGCTGCCGGACGGCCGCA from Nocardia goodfellowii carries:
- a CDS encoding FAD-dependent monooxygenase; the encoded protein is MRNQSVLISGASIAGPALAYWLNHYGFHVTVVERAPAPRPGGQAVDFKGAAHRTVLERMGVWTEIHEHRTGTTDTVFVDEAGERVGFMSGDFTGGDVEILRGDLAEILYKRTLGECEYLFGDSISALTETAGGVHVRFERGAPRTFDLVFGADGIHSRVRRLAFGPESEFVEDLGHYYCVAGASPWSTEHTGPRERATAYAFNAPGRLAVSGGPKAQQLYMFAAPELDYDRNDSAAQRRIIEQTYAGLGWEVPRMLAELTEFDDFYLDSLSQVRMRGYTKGRIALVGDSAYGNTLGGFGTGLAVVGAYVLAGELALADGEHTAAFARYDEIMRRYAKIASNSHAGKFLAPRTARGIKLRNWFLGSRMFALMSKFGDNAANDIDLRNYPELTTR
- a CDS encoding TetR/AcrR family transcriptional regulator, whose protein sequence is MPSPTTVELLWGIRERPKRGPKPALTLAGIVAEAIALADAEGLASLSMQRLAERLGYTKMSLYRYVPAKEQLTALMLDTALGAPPELLEAQPDSPRPWRECLRQWAVTLFARYNEHPWALDLAVGVRPMGPNELSWLEVALVALEGTGLTGPERLDTVVLINGHIRSLAQQSLGSTGGQLAEQVARQFEEMFAVAGAGYPAVRAAFAEEAAAAHRTGASDNTDDALRFGIGRILDGLAVLIAERAG
- a CDS encoding limonene-1,2-epoxide hydrolase family protein, with translation MSDELELMQDAITTVREFFAALELSAVDEALELLHPDIVWKNTSLPDVRGIRRVGGVLRGLDREAFGFAADMHHIAANGDVVLTDRTDYLRAGPLTIGFWVTGTFELREGRIVLWHDHFSFENFLRGAAVGIGRMALGAARRSRS
- a CDS encoding helix-turn-helix domain-containing protein — translated: MPGGRLTREEREDIAAGLSRGLGYAEIARRLNRPTSTVSREVGRNGGPNRYRPERAHRATERRARRRKPVLTGLADEPIDPAVTEFTTHFTTLFARTGMPRTAAGVLACLHSADTGSCTAAELVRWLQVSPASISAAIRYLEQQDMVRRERDPQRRRDRYLLGEDAWLRATFAGARQNFMLAEAARQGAATLGEHRSAAARLREMSRYLDHVGKDMVASAERWRG
- a CDS encoding cytochrome P450; translated protein: MTEAQAVPLPTTRPRGCPFSPPAGLAELREQAPITPMVFPDGHQGWLATGHAAVRAVLADPRFSSRFELMHYPLADVGELPPAPLGDLTGLDAPAHTRYRKLLASRFTVRRMRLLTERVEQITAEHLDAMARTGGPLDLVRAFARPIPALVICELLGVPYAEREVFLAHTGTMGALDSTPEQQYAAFGAVQDYVRGLVRAKRAEPTDDLLSDLTTSELTEDELAGIGGFLLAAGLDTTANMLGIGTFALLRHPAQFALLRTEPDRADQAVEELLRFLSIVQTGARSALADVQVEGQLIRKGQTVAVSLPAANRDPRKFEDPDTFDIRRNAVGHVAFGYGVHQCLGQQLARVEMRVALPALVQRFPSLRLAVPAEDVPMRHDMDIYGVHALPVTW
- a CDS encoding ferredoxin; translation: MRITVDRRRCVGAGMCALTAPAVFDQDAEAGTVILLTETVDAGADSVVVTAAETCPARAITVE
- a CDS encoding PhoH family protein, encoding MTAARSVSAPSAKSSGKSAAVPTDTKGARPSLPQKTFVIDTSVLLSDPWAFTRFGDNDVVLPLVVISELEGKRHHHELGWFAREALRNLDDLRLQYGRLDEQVPIGTEGGTLQVELNHTDPAVLPVGFRTDTNDSRILACALNLAAEGREVVLVSKDIPLRVKASAVGLHADEYHAQDVVTSGWSGMVEIDVAKERVDQLYSENIIDLDEARELPCHTGIRLLGTSSSALGRVTPDKRVQLVREREAFGLHGRSAEQRIALDLLLDESIGIVSLGGRAGTGKSALALTAGLEAVLERRTQRKVVVFRPLYAVGGQDLGYLPGSESEKMGPWAQAVFDTLDGLASREVLEEVLSRDMLEVLPLTHIRGRSLHDSFVIVDEAQSLERNVLLTVLSRLGTGSRVVLTHDVAQRDNLRVGRHDGVAAVIEKLKGHPLFAHVTLTRSERSPIAALVTEMLEEYGPNA
- a CDS encoding LGFP repeat-containing protein; amino-acid sequence: MNHFARRTATGTAALGVAALLLTAGCSEDEAKENVDKAKGAVTSVLSSPSATISSEATASGTETATTSPGAEVEETRIPTQGGQEVTISGDIYEKYVEAGGAAGPLGAPLEAQENGPDDGKYQDFAGGTIYSAKDGDAHIVWGEIRKAWEANGGANGKLGYPTSDEKDIPGGKESTFTGGTITWKDGQTTVTPN
- a CDS encoding acyl-ACP desaturase; translated protein: MQNHLTDRELLEALSGEVELELHRHIERADGWQPHDYVPFDDGRNFGFLGGIDWEPDQSELSEVAKLALTVSVLIADNLPSYHREIGKYLRMGAWWRWVGRWTAEENRHEIMLRNYLMVTRSVDPIELERLRMAHMTTGFRRPAMHLLDVLANCAFEEMASAIRHRNIAALQENSMVTAMAERIAIDDELQAAFFAHLVDAAFQHAPDQAMRAIADRVAGFTVPTVALPDGRSSDELLAQAGIYDPAKEGELVFGPLLRKWNVFERTDLGEEGERARDEVAYLRAVAPA